The Desulfovibrio desulfuricans DSM 642 genome contains a region encoding:
- the cas5c gene encoding type I-C CRISPR-associated protein Cas5c: MNNDISFTVYGRYALFSDPVTRVGGEKCSYHIPTYEALKGIVKSIYWKPTLTWVIEKVRILHPFRTQTKGVKPIRPTTGGNDLSIYTYLADVAYQVKAHFVWNEYRPELKQDRIEGKHYEIAKRMLARGGRQDIFLGTRDCQGYVEPCRFGEGPGAYDDLEELAFGLMFHGFDYPDETGNSSFGARFWKPVMRKGIIEFPSPDDASLLRKEIRPMKSKVFHPGKNYAGCDEEALCLLLQEPETVAYPDARNLFSDGGPQGGAL; encoded by the coding sequence GTGAATAACGATATATCCTTTACTGTTTATGGGCGTTATGCCCTCTTTTCTGATCCCGTAACTCGAGTCGGCGGCGAAAAATGTTCTTACCACATTCCCACATATGAGGCTCTCAAGGGAATAGTCAAATCTATCTATTGGAAGCCAACGCTGACTTGGGTGATTGAAAAGGTGCGCATTCTGCACCCATTTCGCACACAGACCAAGGGCGTAAAACCAATCAGGCCCACCACAGGCGGCAATGATCTTTCCATCTATACCTATCTGGCTGATGTTGCCTATCAGGTAAAGGCCCATTTTGTATGGAATGAGTATAGGCCGGAACTGAAACAAGACCGGATTGAAGGCAAACACTACGAAATAGCCAAGCGTATGCTGGCGCGCGGTGGCCGACAGGATATCTTTTTGGGTACGCGCGACTGCCAGGGGTATGTAGAGCCTTGCAGATTTGGCGAAGGCCCCGGTGCGTATGATGACCTGGAAGAGCTGGCCTTTGGCCTCATGTTTCACGGGTTTGATTATCCTGATGAAACCGGAAACTCCAGTTTTGGCGCAAGGTTCTGGAAGCCGGTTATGCGCAAGGGCATTATCGAATTCCCCTCGCCGGATGACGCCTCGCTGCTGCGTAAAGAAATTCGCCCCATGAAGTCCAAGGTATTCCATCCCGGCAAAAATTATGCGGGTTGCGATGAAGAGGCGCTATGCCTCCTTTTGCAGGAGCCTGAAACTGTGGCATATCCCGATGCCCGAAATCTGTTTTCTGATGGCGGCCCACAAGGGGGTGCGCTGTGA